From the genome of Tachysurus fulvidraco isolate hzauxx_2018 chromosome 14, HZAU_PFXX_2.0, whole genome shotgun sequence:
GGGTGAGGCCTCTCTCTGCATGTGCTCTGGACCAGTTTAACGTTACTGAACAAACCGTTAAAGTCAACCAAGGCTACACAAtgtggccaaaggtttgtggacacatGACCATCACAATGTAGCTTGGTCCAAAGCATGCAatttgtatagaatgtctttgtatgctgtggCATTACAATATCCCTTCAGTGGAACGAATCTGAGTTATTTACCATCACCGGCAACGTCCTGGATCTGACCGCTGCTTGTTTTTAAACTCTGTTGGCTTTTGGAGGTGGAGGGAGGACGCTTTCTGTGGGGTTTGTGGGGTTTGTGTGCAGGATCAGGTGCCCTTTGACCTTTAGATGGGGAGGGTGGTGTGCAGACAGGTGGAGATCGATTAGACCCAGTGTCTGGAGAAGAAAGACCATTGAGGGGGCTGGGAGTCTCTGAAATGGACAAAAATATGTATTAGGGACATGTCATTTCCCTATGCTGACCTACTCAGCTAATTTGTAGCAACTCGCCCACTCTTCTGTTTAGGTAAGCAAATGATTGTGATTTTCGCGTAAAGGTGCTCCATCGATGGTTAAAGGTGAAGTGACAACATGAATGTTTTTACCTTTGTCGAGTTTGTGCACGATCGCTGGCACATGGTCGGGAAGCAGTAAAGCATCTTCATTCGTGATTACGATGTCTGTTAAAGAGTCATCACTTCCCTCGTAACCTATTCCATTGGCACATGGAAGCCTTGCTGGAAGAGGATCTGTCAAtcaatttaaaaatgacactACTTTTCTACACTACTGTTCACATGCACAAAACTTGTTTCTAAGCCACTCAGATGATGATATgatttggttcctctcaaggtttcttcctcatatcagcTCAGTCTGATTTTCATCACTTTACTtaaactttctttttatttcggtttctatacttctgtaaagctactttgagacgaTGTtgaaagtgctttacaaatacgttaaattgaactgaattgaagaTGATGTCTTGTGGGCCATGAATGTTGTAACCATCCACCCCAATCTCAGTTCCTGCTGCTGAAAAATATGAGGTGCTGCCACAACCCTACTTTTACTGTAGGCATGGAATTGCACAGGTGACAAACAGTGTCTGTTTCATCATACATCATCATACATATGTATCTGGTTTCTCGTTGCCTGTAAGTGCTTAATTAGCCTAAAGGCTAAAACCCGTCCGAGCAGTTATGTAGCAgttatgtacattttttttagatcacacaaaaataaaggtCAAATTGGTAGAGCAATGCAGAGGGAGATGTTTTTCCCGGCAGGTTCTCCCATCTCCATTTAGGACCTTAGGAGTTTTGTCAGCATGACCTTCGAATTCTTGGACTCCCTGATTAAAGCTCTTCTTCTCTGTTTGCACGGTTTGACTTCTACTCTACAAAAAGTCTCTATGAATGCAAACTTCTTACTTCTTCCTTTGTAGAATAATGGAGTGATGGAATAGTTTTGCAATTTGAGATAAtagcatatacatatacagtattttccgcactataaggcgcacccaAGAGCCTtaaataatccggtgcgccttatgtgtgcactgagttccaaaatctTTGGTACTTTGGTGcaactttggtaagcgctctgcttgattgactgtcagaccatttcccgctgacacagggacgtaatacgtacactatgtatgctggcagcgataaaccaatcagagaacgtTACAtaataagtgacgtgacgtgacagtacgtacgcttaccttcgccacgcctccggtaggtgaggactttgatggTCCTTTGAtggtgtgtattgttaaatagtagaataaagttcaactaaacaccgttttgcttccgttacctttttttggggaccgtatgttttagtatgctccttataatacggtgtgccttatgtatgggttaagtacagaaatagaccccgtaattgagacttcgccttat
Proteins encoded in this window:
- the zgc:113363 gene encoding myoD family inhibitor isoform X3; the protein is MDVQQNGGKDRTHRNHLIRPESRVEVQDITQQPDPLPARLPCANGIGYEGSDDSLTDIVITNEDALLLPDHVPAIVHKLDKETPSPLNGLSSPDTGSNRSPPVCTPPSPSKGQRAPDPAHKPHKPHRKRPPSTSKSQQSLKTSSGQIQDVAGDDCCVHCVLACLFCELLPMCSAVAQCLACGMECDALCCCGEVCGGLACCTGDPCAAVMDCAILEDCCQSSDCLEICLECCSICFPT